The proteins below are encoded in one region of Syntrophotalea carbinolica DSM 2380:
- the rpmA gene encoding 50S ribosomal protein L27, whose translation MAHKKAGGSSKNGRDSAGKRLGVKRFGGQQVTAGSILVRQRGTTIHPGANVGCGKDYTLYALVDGVVSFERKGKDKKKVSVYAQ comes from the coding sequence ATGGCTCACAAGAAAGCCGGTGGTAGTTCAAAAAACGGTCGTGATAGTGCCGGTAAGCGCCTTGGAGTCAAGCGCTTCGGCGGTCAGCAAGTGACTGCAGGCTCGATTCTGGTACGGCAGCGTGGCACGACCATTCATCCTGGCGCCAATGTCGGTTGCGGCAAGGACTATACTCTGTATGCCCTTGTCGACGGCGTGGTGTCGTTTGAACGCAAAGGCAAGGATAAGAAGAAGGTCAGCGTCTACGCGCAGTAA
- the rplU gene encoding 50S ribosomal protein L21, with product MYAVIKTGGKQYKVSEGDLVKIEKIEGAVGDTIELDEVLMVGGEEVKIGTPLLPGAKVTARIVQQGKDKKVLVFHSKRRKGYRKTYGHRQPITRLQITGIEA from the coding sequence ATGTATGCGGTGATCAAGACCGGGGGAAAACAGTATAAAGTTTCCGAAGGCGATCTGGTAAAGATCGAGAAAATTGAAGGCGCGGTGGGTGATACCATCGAACTGGACGAGGTCCTCATGGTCGGCGGAGAAGAGGTAAAGATCGGGACACCTCTATTGCCTGGAGCGAAAGTCACAGCCCGCATTGTACAACAGGGCAAAGACAAAAAAGTGCTGGTATTTCACAGCAAGCGGCGCAAAGGCTATCGCAAGACCTACGGACACCGTCAGCCCATCACTCGCCTGCAAATTACAGGCATCGAGGCTTAA
- a CDS encoding Rne/Rng family ribonuclease, whose protein sequence is MTKDLVINTTSHETRVALLENGHIAELYIERTRERGIVGNIYKGKVLRVLPGMQAAFVDIGLEKAAFLYVADVLDQMQALERFIDEGENENGLPDEEGRDSAALPPIEDLLKEGQEVLVQVSKEPIGTKGARITAHISLPGRHLVYMPTVDHVGISRRIENEEEKERLRELIEEMRSPGSGFIVRTAAEGKSAEDMRSDMEFLAGLWNGICSLRDHKGAPCLIYSDLDVTSKVLRDILTEDVRRIVVDSSREYDKIVRFIETFMPKLTYVIELYEGDEPVFDAFGLEVEIDRALGRKVWLKSGGYIIIEQTEALTAIDINTGRFVGKHNLEDTILKTNLEAVKEVAYQLRLRNIGGLIIIDFIDMEKEAHREKVYVALEEALKGDRAKTNILKISELGLVEMTRKRVRENLTRTLCEPCPYCEGKGYVKSRSTMVYEIFRELRREIRNLAGAQVTLLVHPSIASVICDEERWEIDDLEQAYGKQIAITARFDFHQEQFEILCN, encoded by the coding sequence ATGACCAAAGATCTGGTCATCAATACCACATCCCACGAAACGCGCGTGGCTTTGCTCGAAAACGGCCATATCGCCGAGTTGTACATCGAGCGCACCCGCGAACGGGGGATCGTCGGAAACATTTATAAAGGTAAGGTGCTGCGGGTGCTTCCCGGTATGCAGGCCGCGTTTGTCGATATCGGTCTGGAAAAGGCCGCATTCCTGTATGTTGCCGACGTGCTCGATCAAATGCAGGCCCTGGAACGATTTATCGACGAAGGGGAGAATGAAAACGGTTTGCCGGATGAGGAAGGCCGGGACTCGGCTGCCCTGCCGCCTATCGAGGATCTGCTGAAGGAGGGCCAGGAAGTGCTGGTGCAGGTCTCCAAGGAGCCCATCGGCACCAAAGGCGCCCGGATTACCGCCCATATTTCACTGCCTGGACGGCACCTGGTGTATATGCCCACCGTCGACCATGTGGGCATTTCCCGACGTATCGAAAATGAGGAGGAAAAAGAGCGGCTGCGCGAACTTATCGAAGAGATGCGTTCCCCTGGATCCGGTTTTATCGTGCGTACCGCCGCCGAAGGCAAGAGTGCCGAGGATATGCGCTCCGATATGGAGTTTCTGGCCGGGCTGTGGAACGGCATCTGTTCCCTGCGTGACCATAAAGGCGCGCCTTGTCTGATCTATTCGGATCTTGATGTGACCAGCAAGGTGCTGCGGGATATCCTTACCGAAGATGTGCGGCGGATTGTGGTCGACTCTTCGCGCGAGTATGACAAGATTGTTCGTTTCATCGAAACCTTCATGCCCAAGCTCACCTATGTTATCGAGCTGTACGAAGGCGACGAGCCTGTGTTCGACGCCTTCGGGCTGGAAGTGGAGATCGATCGGGCGCTGGGGCGCAAGGTCTGGCTCAAGAGCGGCGGTTATATCATCATCGAGCAGACCGAGGCGCTGACCGCCATCGATATTAATACCGGGCGTTTCGTCGGCAAGCATAATCTCGAGGATACGATCCTCAAGACCAATCTTGAAGCGGTCAAGGAGGTTGCCTATCAGTTGCGTTTGCGCAATATCGGCGGCCTTATCATTATCGATTTTATCGATATGGAAAAAGAGGCGCATCGCGAGAAGGTCTACGTGGCGCTCGAAGAAGCTCTCAAAGGGGATCGGGCCAAGACCAATATCTTGAAAATCTCCGAATTGGGATTGGTCGAGATGACCCGCAAACGCGTGCGCGAAAACCTGACCCGCACCTTGTGCGAACCCTGCCCTTATTGCGAAGGCAAGGGGTACGTCAAGAGTCGCTCGACCATGGTCTACGAGATTTTCCGGGAGCTGCGGCGCGAGATCCGCAATCTTGCGGGGGCGCAGGTGACGCTGTTGGTGCACCCAAGTATCGCATCGGTGATCTGTGATGAGGAACGCTGGGAGATCGACGATCTGGAACAGGCCTACGGCAAGCAGATCGCGATTACGGCCCGGTTTGATTTTCACCAGGAACAGTTTGAGATTCTTTGCAACTAA
- a CDS encoding TIGR03960 family B12-binding radical SAM protein, with the protein MNLDEFLHQVSRPARYLGDELGSVRKDWQSIDVTLALAFPDVYEVGMSHIGLPLLYHAVNDLDWALAERVYAPWPDLEADLRKGGLPLTSLESRRALADFQILGFTLQYELSYSNVLNMLEMGGIPLRRDQRGEGDPLIVAGGPGALNPEPLADFIDCAVVGDGEEAIVELCQAVRASRLAGEERAALLRRLAAIEGVYVPSLFDVTYHADGTVAAIRPLDAARDRVRRRVIADLNRTCSSNRPLVPFMNTVHDRVAVEITRGCTRGCRFCQAGFVTRPVRERDPQAIADNIAAALACSGYEEVSLLSLSTGDYSQIGPLLKGLMDRYRQERVALSLPSLRVGSLTEELMEEVRKVRKTGFTLAPEAGSERMRQVINKGITEEDLLETARAAFGLGWRVIKLYFMMGLPTETEEDLAAIVDLAARVKRAGKGTEGGADVNVSVSTFVPKPHTPFQWEAQLGVEETLSRQAYLRDALRSKKLRLKWHEAQMSFMEGVFARGDRRLGKVLQRAVALGCRFDGWREHFRFDLWQQAFAECGIDPQWYLRERGEDEVLPWSHIDCGFAEDFLLTERRRALRCDYTPDCRSGDCSGCGVCDFSRLRPRLAAPGIHLERPATDGAETPEQLCRIRLRVRKQGRVRFVGHLDFMALFHRAARRANLPVRFSGGFHPQPQISFPDALPTGVESDAEIIDVKLYRYCEPEAVMAAFNAQLPKGVEVLGAQSVPWKAPAPAVAIRNSVYRVEVPAGRLEALSERVERLHGLDELLVTRLKKGREKTLDLRPAIEGAHIEDGALWLTLTKGSPMPLLGWLFELPVEEAARLPVRKVSVTVDREPSSE; encoded by the coding sequence ATGAATCTAGACGAATTTTTGCATCAGGTCAGCCGGCCGGCCCGTTACCTGGGCGACGAACTCGGCAGTGTGCGAAAGGATTGGCAGTCGATTGACGTAACCCTCGCGCTGGCTTTTCCGGATGTTTACGAGGTGGGTATGAGTCACATCGGCCTGCCTCTGCTCTATCATGCGGTCAACGACCTCGACTGGGCGTTGGCCGAACGCGTTTATGCCCCCTGGCCCGACCTTGAGGCGGATCTGCGCAAAGGCGGCCTGCCCCTGACCTCGCTGGAGTCGCGTCGCGCCCTGGCCGATTTTCAGATTCTCGGCTTCACCTTGCAGTACGAACTGTCCTACAGCAACGTGCTGAATATGCTTGAAATGGGTGGCATCCCGCTGCGCCGCGATCAGAGGGGCGAAGGGGATCCGTTGATCGTGGCGGGCGGTCCCGGGGCGCTTAATCCCGAGCCGCTGGCGGATTTTATCGATTGTGCGGTGGTCGGCGACGGTGAAGAGGCGATTGTCGAGCTTTGCCAAGCGGTACGCGCCTCACGTCTCGCCGGGGAGGAGCGTGCCGCCCTGCTGCGCCGCCTGGCCGCCATCGAAGGGGTTTATGTCCCCTCTTTGTTTGACGTGACCTACCATGCCGACGGCACCGTGGCTGCTATTCGCCCCCTTGATGCTGCCCGTGATCGGGTACGGCGCAGGGTGATTGCCGACCTTAACCGTACCTGTTCATCAAACCGGCCGCTGGTGCCTTTTATGAATACGGTACACGATCGTGTGGCGGTCGAGATTACGCGCGGTTGTACCCGCGGCTGCCGGTTTTGTCAGGCCGGGTTCGTCACCCGCCCGGTGCGGGAGCGCGATCCCCAGGCGATTGCCGACAATATTGCAGCCGCCTTGGCCTGTTCCGGCTATGAGGAGGTGTCGCTGTTGTCCCTGTCGACGGGGGATTACAGTCAAATCGGGCCTTTGCTCAAAGGGCTGATGGATCGCTATCGGCAGGAGCGGGTTGCGCTATCCTTGCCCAGTCTGCGGGTCGGATCCCTGACCGAAGAGCTGATGGAGGAAGTGCGCAAGGTGCGTAAGACCGGCTTTACCCTGGCGCCGGAAGCCGGCAGCGAGCGGATGCGCCAGGTTATCAATAAGGGCATCACCGAGGAGGACCTGCTGGAAACGGCGCGCGCCGCCTTCGGACTGGGCTGGCGGGTGATCAAGCTCTATTTCATGATGGGGCTGCCGACCGAAACCGAGGAGGATCTCGCGGCCATCGTCGATCTGGCGGCTCGGGTCAAGCGTGCCGGCAAGGGTACGGAGGGCGGTGCCGACGTCAATGTTTCGGTGTCGACGTTTGTGCCGAAACCGCATACGCCTTTTCAGTGGGAGGCCCAGCTGGGGGTGGAGGAAACCCTTTCCCGTCAGGCCTATCTGCGTGACGCCCTGCGGAGTAAAAAGCTGCGTTTGAAATGGCACGAAGCCCAGATGTCTTTTATGGAGGGGGTCTTTGCCCGAGGGGATCGCCGGTTGGGTAAGGTGCTGCAACGGGCCGTGGCTTTGGGCTGCCGGTTTGACGGCTGGCGGGAACATTTTCGCTTCGATCTCTGGCAGCAGGCTTTTGCCGAATGCGGTATCGATCCGCAATGGTATCTGCGGGAGCGCGGCGAGGATGAGGTTTTGCCCTGGTCTCATATCGACTGCGGCTTTGCCGAGGATTTTCTGCTGACTGAGCGGCGGCGGGCGCTGCGTTGCGACTATACGCCGGATTGCCGCTCGGGAGACTGCTCCGGCTGCGGGGTGTGTGACTTTTCGCGTTTGCGGCCACGTCTCGCCGCGCCGGGTATCCACCTCGAGCGGCCGGCGACCGATGGGGCGGAGACGCCCGAGCAGCTTTGCAGGATTCGCCTGCGGGTGCGCAAACAGGGGCGGGTGCGTTTTGTCGGCCACCTCGATTTCATGGCGCTGTTTCATCGTGCCGCGCGGCGCGCCAATCTTCCGGTGCGTTTCTCCGGAGGCTTTCACCCTCAGCCGCAGATATCGTTCCCTGACGCACTGCCCACCGGTGTCGAAAGCGATGCCGAAATTATCGATGTGAAACTTTATCGGTATTGTGAGCCCGAAGCGGTAATGGCGGCTTTTAACGCCCAGCTTCCCAAGGGTGTGGAGGTGCTGGGCGCCCAAAGCGTGCCGTGGAAAGCTCCCGCGCCGGCGGTGGCTATCCGCAACTCCGTTTATCGGGTTGAAGTTCCGGCCGGGCGCCTGGAGGCTTTATCGGAGCGCGTCGAAAGGCTGCACGGGCTGGATGAATTGCTGGTGACCCGCTTGAAAAAGGGGCGGGAGAAGACCTTGGATCTGCGACCGGCGATCGAAGGGGCGCATATTGAAGATGGGGCGTTATGGCTGACGCTGACCAAAGGCAGCCCGATGCCGTTGCTGGGCTGGTTGTTCGAGCTGCCCGTCGAAGAAGCGGCCAGACTGCCGGTGCGCAAGGTCTCGGTGACGGTGGACCGGGAACCTTCATCCGAATAA
- a CDS encoding phosphatase, producing the protein MTSTLKAEVDLHVHSLASGHAYSTINEIAAEAARRGLRGVAMTDHGPNMPAAPHPYHFECLYMIPDHLCGVRIFKGAETNIIGPGQVDLEDRLLEKMDLVLAGFHRHCGYGPSELQANTRAVLELMENPRIHIICHPGNPEYPLDYEAVARQAAATGTALELNNSSFVTSRVGSADNCRLIAKLCARFHSPVSLGSDAHIAQSVASFGHALDALNAAGIAPEQIVNRTLETTLDFLGMNT; encoded by the coding sequence ATGACATCCACACTTAAGGCCGAAGTCGACCTGCACGTCCACAGCCTGGCTTCGGGGCATGCCTACAGCACCATCAACGAGATCGCGGCCGAGGCGGCCCGGCGCGGGTTGCGCGGCGTCGCCATGACCGACCATGGCCCCAACATGCCCGCCGCTCCTCACCCCTATCATTTCGAATGCCTGTACATGATCCCCGACCACCTGTGCGGCGTGCGTATCTTCAAGGGCGCGGAAACCAACATTATCGGACCGGGTCAGGTCGACCTCGAAGACCGCCTGCTGGAAAAAATGGATCTGGTACTGGCGGGATTCCACCGTCATTGCGGCTACGGCCCCAGCGAGCTCCAGGCCAACACACGTGCCGTACTGGAACTGATGGAAAACCCGCGCATTCACATCATATGTCATCCCGGCAACCCCGAGTACCCCCTCGACTACGAAGCGGTCGCACGCCAAGCGGCAGCTACCGGCACCGCCCTGGAGTTGAACAACTCTTCTTTCGTCACAAGTCGCGTCGGCAGCGCCGACAATTGCCGTCTGATCGCCAAACTCTGCGCCCGCTTCCACAGCCCCGTATCCCTCGGCAGTGATGCGCATATCGCCCAGAGCGTAGCCAGCTTCGGCCATGCCCTCGACGCCCTGAACGCAGCCGGCATCGCACCGGAACAAATCGTCAACCGCACCCTGGAAACGACTCTGGACTTCCTGGGCATGAACACCTGA
- a CDS encoding DUF4870 domain-containing protein, with protein MEQPQTTHRNWATLCHLSGMAGFLFTPLVFILGPLIIWLVKRNDDAEVDRHGKEALNFQISMMIYSLAVTPLAFLLIGLPLLLLLAAFDFIMIIVAAVRCKNGEPVHYPLTIRFLT; from the coding sequence ATGGAGCAACCGCAGACCACCCATCGCAACTGGGCCACCCTCTGCCATCTGTCAGGCATGGCCGGATTCTTGTTCACCCCCCTGGTCTTTATCCTGGGACCATTGATCATCTGGCTGGTCAAGCGCAACGATGATGCCGAGGTCGATCGCCACGGCAAGGAAGCGCTCAACTTTCAAATCAGCATGATGATCTACAGCCTCGCCGTCACTCCGCTGGCATTCCTGCTCATCGGCCTGCCCCTGCTCCTTTTATTGGCCGCATTCGACTTCATCATGATCATCGTGGCGGCGGTACGCTGCAAAAACGGAGAACCCGTTCACTATCCGCTGACGATTCGCTTCCTCACTTGA